A stretch of Arachis hypogaea cultivar Tifrunner chromosome 15, arahy.Tifrunner.gnm2.J5K5, whole genome shotgun sequence DNA encodes these proteins:
- the LOC112750126 gene encoding UPF0481 protein At3g47200-like — protein MADEKLNARMAQLWEQTFQENGPSSSPNVKIQKIPPFLRQNTNFFQYCLPKMISFGPIHYRRKNLKLGQEFKILWASFYIQNLEKKQGFSKEHTFKKLHEKVENDIGLLRNLFSEDVTRSYDDEELTWMLLVDGCALLYYINNVDDQNPNVLRLKLDQLMYTWRDILLLENQLPLRLLELLVLRDDVAHLENILYNFIFMGLAKRDPFTIRVNRAKAIHLLDYIRSFHTSTICNDDDDDITPFPKEGESWERYKNIRDLIKAGIKVKPNETNKWEWNKISFTSYWFSGELRLPVMVVNDATPYFFHNLIAYEMSPDFPNNFEFCSYFSMMDSLIDDAEDVKELRLAGVLRNLLGSDEEVAKLFNELGHELPAKMFNYMVRTDLVAYSKEYIKVKHQINKHYGNKWKTWLAQARNTYFNTPWSLIAFLAAVLALALTSIQTWYAIHPKS, from the coding sequence ATGGCTGATGAGAAATTGAATGCTCGGATGGCCCAACTTTGGGAGCAAACATTTCAAGAGAATGGTCCATCTTCATCTCCCAACGTCAAGATCCAAAAGATTCCCCCTTTCTTGCGGCAAAACACAAACTTTTTTCAGTACTGCTTACCCAAGATGATTTCATTTGGACCCATCCATTACCGAAGGAAAAATTTGAAATTGGGACAAGAATTCAAAATTCTATGGGCGTCTTTctatattcaaaatttagaaaagaaacaaGGGTTTAGCAAGGAACATACGTTCAAGAAGCTGCATGAAAAGGTAGAAAATGACATTGGTTTACTGAGGAATCTGTTTAGCGAAGATGTGACTAGAAGCTACGATGACGAGGAACTAACTTGGATGTTGCTAGTGGACGGATGTGCTTTACTCTATTACATAAACAACGTTGACGATCAGAATCCAAATGTATTGAGGCTAAAGCTTGACCAGTTGATGTACACTTGGAGAGATATTTTGTTGTTGGAAAACCAACTTCCACTAAGGTTGTTGGAGCTTCTAGTCCTTAGAGATGACGTGGCTCACTTGGAGAACATACTGTACAATTTCATATTCATGGGACTAGCAAAGCGAGATCCATTTACAATAAGGGTGAATAGAGCGAAGGCAATCCATCTTCTTGATTATATTCGCTCATTTCATACGTCTACTATCTGCAACGATGATGATGACGACATTACTCCCTTTCCAAAAGAAGGAGagtcctgggagagatacaagaataTCAGGGATCTTATAAAAGCAGGGATTAAAGTGAAGCCAAATGAGACAAATAAATGGGAATGGAATAAAATCTCTTTCACCTCCTACTGGTTTAGCGGAGAATTGAGGCTTCCAGTGATGGTCGTAAATGATGCCACGCCTTATTTCTTTCACAACTTGATTGCGTATGAGATGTCGCCGGATTTCCCTAACAATTTCGAATTCTGCTCGTACTTCTCCATGATGGattctttgattgatgatgctgaGGATGTGAAGGAGCTCAGGTTGGCCGGGGTGCTCCGAAACTTGCTCGGAAGTGATGAAGAAGTGGCCAAACTCTTCAACGAATTAGGGCACGAATTGCCGGCTAAAATGTTCAATTACATGGTGAGAACTGATTTGGTGGCATACAGCAAAGAATATATTAAAGTGAAGCATCAAATCAACAAGCATTACGGAAATAAGTGGAAGACTTGGTTGGCTCAAGCACGCAACACTTACTTCAATACCCCCTGGTCTCTCATCGCATTTTTGGCTGCCGTCTTAGCATTGGCTCTCACTTCTATTCAAACCTGGTATGCTATACATCCAAAGTCGTAA